CTGCCGAGGAAGGAGGCTTCGGCATCCATATCCACTTCCAGAAGTTCCACGGAGGAAAAATCCCCTACGATGTCGTTCACCTCGGGGTGCAGCGGCAGACGGTTGAACACCGTGAGATTCAGCGTGAACCGGGGCGAGGCGCTCCAGCGGCCTATGACCTCGGCATACACCGCCGCCAGCACGCTGGACGCGGACAGGCCCAGATCCCGTATGCGGGCCTGAAGAGCCGTCCATACGCCGGGTTCGAGCGAAGAGGCGAACCGTATCGTGCGGGCGCAGGAAAGTTCCCCGGGCTGCCGGGCAAGAGGCAGTTCGGGGGCAGGAGGAAGCGTATCCAGCCTTGCCTTCCAGTACTCGAAGTCCCTGCGCCTGCGTTCCGAGCCTTCCAGTTTCTCTTCCGCCAGTACATAATCGCGGAAGGAAAGGGAAAGCGGACGAAGTTCCGTCTCCGGTTCGGCGTACAGTTTCCGCCATTCCTCAAGCAGAAGAAAAATACTCCATGCGTCGGCGATCATGGCGTCGAAATCAAGGAAAAGGCGAAGCCGTTCCTTCCCTCTTTCTCCGTATCGCGCCGCGCGGATGTCGAAAAGCGGCCAGACGTCCGCGGGAAGCATCTGGGAAGACATCTCCCGGCGGATTTTCGTCATGATGCTTCCGGCATTCTCCTCCCCGCCGAGTTCGTACACGCGGAAGGCATACGGCTCCGCAGCAGGCAGCACCTTCTGCGTTCCGTCCGGCAGAAAGACCGCACGCAGCATGTCGTGCCTCCTGATGAGCATGTTCCATGCCCGGGCAAGGCGTTCAAGATCCATGCCGTCGTTGTCGAACTCGAAATAGACGTGACTGGAAACATTGCCGAGCTCATACGCCCCGATGCGTCCTATCCAGTAGGCGTGCTGCACGTCCGTCAGCGGGAAGGGAAGGAACCTGCCGTCGGCATTCTCCTCCACGCGGGGCAGCTCCTCTTCCTGCCGCTTTTCCCCGCTGTCCAGACATGCCGCCAGTCGGGATATGTCCGGGCAGCGGAACAGCATGTCCAGGGAAACCTCGCGTTTCAGTTCCCTGCGCATTTCCGCCACAAGGTGCGTGGCCACAAGAGAATCGCCGCCGAGCTCAAAGAAGTTGTCGTGAGTTCCCACCTCGGGCAGATCAAGAACGCGCCGCCACACAAGGGCGAGTGCCTGTTCCGTAGCCGAAAGAGGCCCCGCCTCTTCCTGCGCCTTTTCCTCAAAAGCAGGCAGCGCCTTGCGGTCGAGCTTGCCGTTTGCGGAAAGAGGCAGCTGATCAAGCCTTCCGTACACGGAAGGAATCATGTATTCCGGCAGACATCCGGCAAGATGCGCGTCGAGCCCGGCAAAAAGAGCCTCATCCCCGTTTTCAAAGGCCTCGCTCACCACATAGGCGCCGAGCCTGCGTATGCCCCTGGCTCCGGTAACGATGACGGCCACGGCATCCTTCACGGCGGGGTGCCGCCTGAGGGCGGCCTCTATCTCGCCGAGTTCGATGCGGTGTCCCCGCACTTTTACCTGACTGTCGGCCCGGCCGAGAAACTCTATGGTACCGTCCGGCCAGAAGCGTCCCATATCACCCGTTCTGTACCAGCGTACGCCCTTTTCTTCGAGAAAACGTGCTGCGGAAAGCTCCGCATCGCCGAGATAGCCGCGAGCGACCCCGGCCCCGCCGATCCACAGTTCCCCCTCGACAAGATCCGGGCAGTCCCTGCCTCTGCCGTCCACCACGCGGTAGCTCTGATGCAGAAGCGGACGACCGTAGGGAATCGACTTCCAGAAGGACGGCACGGGGACGGAAACTTCCATGATGTTCGACCATACGGCGGCCTCCGTCGCGCCCCCCATGGCGATGAAGCGCGCCTGCGGCGCACGGAGCGCAAGACGGGAGGGCAGATCCAGTCCTATCCAGTCGCCGGAAAGCAGCGCGGCCCGCAGGGGCAGACTCTGCCCTCTTCCCTCGGCGGCGACAAGGAGCATGTCCAGCAGTACGGGGACGGAATTCCACACCGTCACGCCCCATCGGAGGACAAGGTCGAGCCAGTCCTCGGCGCTGCGCCGCATGGATTCACCCATGGTCACCAGTCTGGCCCCGGCAGACAGCGTGCCGAAAATATCGTACACGGAAAGATCGAAATCCAGGGAGGACACTGCAAGGCAGGCGTCTCCCTCGCCGAGACACAGCCTGTCGTTGATGTCTCGTATGGTGTTCGCCGCGCTTTTGTGCTCTATGGCCACACCCTTGGGTTCCCCCGTGGAACCGGACGTGAAAATGACGTAGGCAAGATCCGCGGCATCCGCTTCCACGGGAGCGTCCAGAGGCGGCACGGAAAAGCGTCCCGCCATATCCACAAATTCCGTCCCGTCAGGAAAAGAAGAGGGTTCCACCGCGTCGGCGGAACCGAGAACGAAGCGGCCGCCCGTGCGGCGAAGTATGCGCTCCCGCCTTGCCGAAGGCTGCGAAGGACTGACCGGAACATAAAACGCTCCGGCGGCAAGCACGCCGAGCACGGCTACGACCTGCTCCCTGCCCCTGGGCAGAGTGACGGCCACGGGCATACCTTTCTTCACGCCTCGTTCACGAAGAAGAGCCGCCGTGCACAGGGCATCGCGCGCAAGTTCCGCATAGGTGAACATCTCGCCGGTCACGCCGTCCACAAGGGCCGGAACGTCGCCGCGCTCCTGCGCAAGAGCAAAAAACTCCGCGTGAAGAAGGCGTTCTGGCGCAGGCCCGGCCAGCGCCCTGTCCCTTTCCCTCGCAACGCGCTGATGTTCCGGCAGCACATCGGGCACCATATCCCAGCGCGCGGCGTCTTCGGAAAGCCATTCCAGAAGCTTTCCGCAGGCAAGAAGCATATCCTCCACCACGCCTTCCGCAAAAAGATCCTCGGCCGTATCCCACGCAAGAGTAAGCGCCCCGTCGGCTTCCTCATAGACCTGATGATCCAGCCAGACCTGAGGCGTCTGCGAAAGCATGTCGTGCATCTCGCCGAGGTGTTCCCTGCACTCGGAGGTGAGAAGAGGCGTACCGAGATTGCAGGCGAACACCACCGGAGCAAGGAACGCTTCGCCGGGACGGAGTTTCGCAAGTTCCCGCTGTACGCGCACACCGGAAAAGGAAGAATGCGCCGCATTTTCGTAAAACCGGGCCTGAACGTCCTTCAGCCGGGCAAAAAAGTCCTTTTCTTCCGTGCAGTCCACATCCACCAGCAGAAGACTGGTGAAATCCGCCACCACGTCTTCCAGGCCGGCTTCTCCCGTCTCGCGGTCGAACAGGGGAAGATTGATGAAAAAGCGGGAACAGGCGCTCCAGCGGTCCAGCACTTCGGCATAGGCCGTAAGCAGCACCATAGCAGGCGTGACGCCCCGGCGCCCGGCCGTATCCTTCACGGCCTTCCATGCTTCCGGAGCGAGACGGAAGACCCGGCGCCGGTATGCAGCCTTCTCCACCAGAGACGGATCGCACCTGAGCGGAAGCGCGGGCGGCCCGGGCAGCAGGGCAAGGCGGCTCTTCCACCACTTCTCGTCGCGCTCCGCATCGGCACGGATCCGCTCCGCCCTTTCCGCCAGATAATCGGAAAAACGCCAGCCGGGAGGAGCCGCAGGCACAACGCCGCGCGCATAGGCGGCCGCCAGATCGCGCAGCACGATACAGAAGCTCTGCACGTCCGCCACCAGCAGATCGATATCAAAGAACAGGCGCGTACGGCCGCCGGAAAGCAGGCACAGCTCAAGCCCGGCCAGCTTTCCCGCCGACACGTCGAACCTGCGGCAGGAAAGCCTTTCCCGCAGCTCCGCCAGAAAGGCGGATTCCTCTTCTCCGTTCATATGGGCGCAGTCATGAACGATCAGAGGATCGGAAGCCGGTTCCGGCAGAATGCGCTGCCTGCCGTCCTCGAGGAAGGCCGTTCTCAGCATGGCATGATGACCGAGAACGATGTTCCACGCCCCGGCCAGACGAACGGGGTCCACGTCGCGCCCGTCAAGCTCCATGTAGGCATGGCAGCCCACGCCGCCGAGAGCCTGCCCGTCTCTGCGACCTATCCAGTAGGCATACTGAACATCCGTCAGCGCAAAAGGAGCGTCCCCGTCTCCCGGGCCTTCCTGCCTGAGCGCCGGAACCTCCAGTCCCGCCCGGAGCTTCAGAAGTTCCATCCAGCGGCCGAGCGCAGGTTCCGCCATCATCTCGGCAAAGGTAACCTTCACTCCGGCCTTGCGCCACCGGCTCACAAGACGCATGATCTTCAGGGAATCCAGTCCCAGCCCGACAAGATTGTCCGTATCGGTGAAATCCGTCGTTGCGACCAGTTGTTCCACACTCCGGCGGACAACGCCGTACTCTATGACTGCAGAGTCCTTCACTGCCATGTATTCCTACCTGTTTCCAAAAATTGTCTGCCGGAAAAATCAGGATCGTGCGGAGCTTCTCCGGGCGGCCATGCCGGCCAGAGCGCGCTTGTCCACCTTGCCCACGCTCGTGACGGGCCAGGCCTGCACCACTTCAAGCTGATCGGGATATTTGAAGCGCGCCATACCGCTTTTTTCAAAATGAGCATACACGTCCGCAAGCGCGGGCCCGTCGCCGTCCGTCATGATCCAGGCGCAGATGCGTTCCCCAAGCTCCGCATCCTCCACGCCCACAACGGCGGCATCGGTCACGCCGGGCATGGTCCGCAACACGGTTTCCACCTCCACCGGGGCGATCTTCTCTCCTGCCCGGTTGATCTGTTCCTTGATGCGGCCGCAGACCACGATGCGGCCCTCCGGGGTGAATCGGGCCACATCGCCCGTACGGTAGTAGCCGTCTTCCGTCACGGCATGGCGGTTCACCTCGGGAGCGCGGTAATAGCCCTGAATGGTATAGGGGCCCCGAACGATCATTTCCCCGGCCTGCCCGGCGGGCACGTCCCGTCCGTTCTCATCCACCATGCGCACTTCATCGGCGGGAGAAAGGGGCCGGCCCTGCGTGTTGCAGATGATCTCCTCATCATCCTCCAGCGCCGTGGTGCAGATGAGCCCTTCCGCCGTACCGAAAACATTGACCATTCTGCATCCCAGCACGGGTTCCACTCGGGCCGCCATTCCCGGATCTACTGCCGAACCGCCTGCTTCGATAAAGCGCAGAGAAGAAATATCGGCCTCCTCCCACTCCCGCACTTCCAGCCACAGATTGAGCAGCGCCGGAACAAGCGCCGTAAAGGTCACCTTTTCCCGTTCGATGAGGGCAAAGGCCTCCTCCGGCCCCGCGTTTCCGGCAAGCACCACCTTGCCTCCGTGCATCAGCGTTCCGATGATGCCCGGCGCAGAAAGAGAAAAGTTGTGTGCGGCGGGCAGCACCACAAGACAGACGTCCTGTTCCGTAAGATGCAGGCGCTCCGATGCGGCCCTCGCGTTATAGGCGTAGTCGGTATGACGACGCGGAATGAGCTTGGGAGTCCCCGTGGTCCCCCCCGAAAGCAGAAGCAGCGCAGTATCCGTGAAGGAAGGTTCGCGGACCTCCGGTTTTCCGTTCCGTATGCGCAGAGTCTCCAGGGGAATCGTGCCTTCAATCTTCCCGTTGTCGGTAATGATGTATCTGAGATAGTCGTGCCCCTGCCGCAGAGCCTCCACCGTGGAACGGTATTCCACGGAACCGGAGCTGTCGGTCGTAATGTAGGCCACAGGTTCCGCAAGAGCGCAGAGCGCCGTCACATCAGCCTGACGGCTGGCGGGAAGAGCCATGATGGGAACGGCGCCGAGGCGGAACAGCGCAAACGCCGTCACGATGAGCGAAAGACGGTTGGGAAGCTGCACCAGCACCCTGTCGCCGGGCATGATGCCGAGCTTTGCCATACCTGCGGCATATTCGTCCGCCATGCCGTCCAGCTCGCCGTAGCTCACCGAACCGTCGGGAGCCACCACGGCCGTTCTGTCGGCATGTCTGCGCGCGGAAATCCGCAACTCTTCTCCCAGCGTTCTGGGCTGCCAGTATCCTTTTTCCACATATTCCCGTTCAGGAACCTGATACACTCTCTCTTCTCCTTTCTTCCGGGCATGACCGGCATGAACATGCGGGATGTCATTTCTTTTATGAAAATGAAAGTCATTATCAACTTTATGCCGTTTCTGTACGTCGAAGAGCGCCCGCTCCGCTCATTCTTCCCCGAAATATCAGGCACGGCAGTAACCATAACGTGCCGCCTCACGGCTGAACATCCCCTATCAGACCAAAAGCTTGCCAGGAACTTTCCCCGGTGTCTTCCGCGCCGGACACGGCCGGCCCTGTCAGTTCATCCGAGAGGGAAGCCACAGGCTCAGCGCCGGAAAGGCGAAAAGCAGCACAAGATGAAGCACGTCGGCCACAAGAAACCACGATACCCCGCGGAATATCGTCGTGAGGGGGACGTCGTGCGCCACGGATTTAATGACGAAGACATTGAGTCCCACGGGCGGCGTGATCTGCGCTATCTCGAAAATTCGCACCACGATGATGCCGAACCATACGGGATCATAGCCCAGGGAGGTAATGAGGGGAAACACGATGGGCATGGTGAGCACGACCATGGCGACGGGTATCATCACGCAGCCGAGCAGAACATACATGGCCACAAGCATCACCATGATCATGACGGGACTGACGTTCAGGGCGCTCACCTCGGAAGCCAGCGTAAAGGGGATGCGCGTCACCGAAAAGAAATAGCCGAGCAGCATGGCGCCGACCATGACCACCATGATCATGGCCGTGGATTTGACGGCATCCATAAGGGACATGCCGAAGGCACGCCACGAAAGCCTGCGCCGGAGAAGCGCAAGAAGCAATGCGCCCGCAGCCCCCACCGCCGCCGCTTCCGAAGGGCTGAACCAGCCTCTGCATATTCCCCCCATGACAAGCCCGAAAAGAACCAGCACCGTCCAGCAGCCTTTCAGCGAAGCAAGACGCTCCTTCCAGGAAAAGGGAACGGAGGCAGGTCCCGCGTCCGGTTTCACCCGGCATACGACAGCCACCGTCACGGCGTAGAAAAGAGCCTGAAGCAGGCCGGGAATCACGCCCGCCATGAAGAGTACGGCAATATTCTGTTCCGTGAGCATACCGTAGATGACAAGTACCGTAGAGGGGGGAATAAGTACGCCCAGCGTTCCTCCCGCGGCCACGACTCCCGTACTCAATGCCGGATCGTAGCCGTGTTTCTTCATTTCCGGCAGGGCCACGGCCCCCATGGTCACGGCCGTGGCCAGCGTCGTTCCGCTCAGGGCGGCGAATCCGGCACAGGCTCCCACCGCGGCCAGCGCCAGTCCTCCCCGGAAATGCCCCACCCAGCGGTGCAGCATACGGAAAAGTTCTTCGGATATCCCGCTGTGAAAGCAGATGTTTCCCATGAGCATGAACAGCGGAATGACGGCATAGTCATAGGAAGCCACACTGGTCCACGGAGCCGTACGCAGCACATTCATGCCCGCGCCCGCACCGAGCAGCGCCGTCATGCCTGCCACACCGACCACGCCCATGGCAACGGCCACCGGCACACGCAGAAAAAGAAGCGCAAGCAGCGCGACAAGGCCGAGAACGCCGACTGATTCAGCAGTCATGCCGCGCCTCCTTTCCGCCCTCTGAAAAAACGTCGCGGGCATGGAGCAGAAACACGACGGCAAGCAGCAGAAAACCGAGTCCGAAAACAAAAATGAACGGCCCCGTCCGCAGGCTTGTGGTCGGCGTACATTCTCCGTTTGCAAAGGCGTCCAGCGCATAGCTCAACGTCTTCATGCCTGCGGCAAGACAGAAAAGAAAGCCCAGAACATGGCCGGATATCCTTGCATATCGCCGGGCTCCGGGCGGCATGAGTTCCGTGACGATCTCCACATCAAGATGACTGTGCGTCACCCCGGTAAAGGCCAGCCCGCAGCCCACGAGAGCCCCCATGCACACCTCCGCCACCTCGAATACTCCGGGAATGGAAGTCCCCGCCAGCGAACGGATGACAACGTCCGACGTTATCAGAAGCGCCATGAAGAACAGCAGAAGGCAGCCCGCCCGGTTTCCCCAGCGGGCCGCACTGTTCACGGCACCGCGCAACATTGCAGCAGCTTTCATAGAAAGGCGCTCCTACCGCGTTTCATACTTCTTCATCAGTTCCAGAAATTCCGCGACGTAGCGCCTCGCATCGGCCACCCCTTCTTTTTCCATGCGGGCAAGTTCCCTTTCCCGCACCTCGGCGCATACCCGGTCCATCCTTTCCCGTTCCTTACCGGAAAGCATCAGCACCTTTTTGCCTTCACGTGCAAGTTCAGCCTTCACGTCGGCGGCAATGAAGGCCTCCGTCTCGCCGCCGAGGGCCGCAAAACGTGCACCGCTCTGTTCTTCCAGCACCTTCTTCAGGTCGGGAGGCAGCGCATCCCAGCGATGCCGGTTGATGACCAGGTAAAAATAGATGGGAGGAAGAAAATCGCCTTCGGTAAAGGACGTGCACAGACTCGTCAGACCGAATCCGCGATGCCCTTCCCACGCGGCTACGGCCGCTTCCACAATCTTCTTCTGAAGGTTCATGAAAATATCGGGTCCGGGCACCGTCATCACCGTGGCCCCCATGTGTTCGGCAAGCACGGCCGTACTCTTGCCGTTGGTGCGCAGACGCAGACCGTCAAAATCGTCCACCCCCATTACCGGTCCGGTCACGCTGCCTATGACCATGGGAGAAACGTGCACACCGAGAATCTTCACCCCTTTCGCCTCGTCGTGGAAGGCGGGATGCCTCTCCATAAGCTCCCATACGGCCAGAGACGCAGCCCGGGGATCGGATATATTCAGCCCCGGCACATAAAGTGTTTCCAGAGCCTTCAGCCTGTCCGTAAAGAAGAAGGAATGCAGGTAGGCGATATCCACAAGCCCGTCCTGGCAGGCCGTCAGATTGACGTTGGGCCTGGCCAGAGAACCGTTGGGATAAAGATGGATTCTTATGCGGCCCCGGGAAGCCTTCTCCACCGCCGCGCTCCAGGCCTCCAGCGTGCGCACCTGCTGTACGGACCGGGAGCCGAGACCCGTTTCAAAATTAAACACAAAAGTTTCCGAAGCCGAAGCCGGAAACGACAACGCGGCGCAGCTCAACACCGCACCGAGCAGCGAATGCACGAGCCTTTTCATGTTTTCTCCTTTTCGACCTCCTCCCCACCGTCTTTCACCATGTGTCCGCGACAGGCCTGACCATGCCGCATCCTCTTCGTCGAATCCTTCTTCTCCCGGCGTACCGCATTCCGGGCGTTCAGCCCTGCCGCCGGCGGACCATGGCCGCGCGTATCTTTTCCGCCATGGTCTTCATCTGCGTATGCGAGTCGTAAATCCCCGGTTTCCACGGCTCGAAGCCGTCCCCTTCCCGCCGGGGAATAAGATGCCAGTGAAGATGATCCACCGTCTGCCAGGCGCTGCGTCCGTTGTTCTGAATGATGTTCAGCCCCGTTGCCCCGGTCGCTTCCGTCACGGCGGCTCCGACGCGGCGCATCATATCCAGAAGTTCTGCGCCGACACTCGTATCCGCCCGAAAGATATTTTCCTCATGCGCTCTGGGAATAATGAGCGTATGGCCGGGAAAGGCGGGATTCACATCCAGAATGGCCAGAAGATGTTCGCTCTCATCAAGCACGGTACAGGGAATCTCACCGGCAGCGATACGGCAGAATATGCAGGCATGTTTCATGGCAGCTCCTTGTTCTATGGTTCATACCGTTTCCGGGCGGTTCGCCATTCCCGCCTCCTGCGCGCACCTCTCCTCCGTCTTCTCCCGGCCCTTCCTGTGACGGAGGCGCCGAAAAAACGCATGAAAACTCGCCCGCCCTTTACATACGTCAGCCCGGATACATGCCATGGCATACCCTCTGCGCATCAGGGCATGAAGCGTCGCGCACCTCCACTTCCGCAACGGCGGCCGTGACATCGGCAAAAGGCTGCCATTCCATCAGCCGCACGGGGAAAAAACGACCGTCCGTCATGGCTATGCCGGGAGTCTCTCCCGGCCGGGAAGGCATGTGTACGGCAAAGGCTTCCAGCGGCAGCGAAAGCCCCAGACCGAGGGCTTTGACAAAGGCCTCCCTGAGCACCCAGCAGCGGAAGAAACGTTTCCACGCCCCGGCTCCCCGGTTTATCCACAGGCGTTCCTGAGGGGAAAAAAAGGCGGCTATCTCATCCCTTCCCGGAAAATCGCGCACATGCTCCACGTCGACACCGACTTCGGACGATGCGGAAATCGCCACAAGCGCCGTATTCCGGGTATGGGACATATTGAAAAAAGGCCCTCCCGACACCCGCGGCTTGCCGAAGCGTCCCTCCGTCAGACAAAGATCGCACGGCCGGCATTTCATCCAGCGTCCGAGAAGCATACGCAGGCTCCAGTGGGCCACGGCAAAGTTCCAAACCAGCTCCTGAGTGGCGAAACGTTCCGCCCGTCGTCTTTCTTCGGAAGAAAGCGCCTGAAACACCTGCTCCCTGTCATAGGAACCATCGAGCCGTATTGCCCAGCACTCCGGCCGGTCGTCCTTTTTTTCCTCCAGCATACCGTGCACGGGAAAAAAACGTCTTACCCAGTTTCCCTCCCCTTCCTTCATAAGGAAAGCTCCGCACGGATACGGGCAACCACAAGACCGGAAGCGCGGGTGACAAAAAAATGATCTCCGGGAATTTCGCAGCAGTTGAACTTCCGACAGGTCTGCTTCTCCCACCCCTGTACTTCGAAAGCGTCGGCCTCCCTGTCTTCGGAACCGAAAAACGCCGTCACCGGAAGAGGCAGCGCCGCCTCTTCCCTGTACCGGTAGGTTTCATCCACCGTGAAATCCGCCCGAAGCATGGGCAGGAACAGTTTTCGTACCTCTCTGTTTTCCAGAAAAATCCGGGAAGTGCCTCCGTACCGGGCAAGAGCGGTGAAAAACTCATCCTCATCCAGATCGTGCAGAGGTTGCGGCTCAGGAATTTCCGGCGCACGGCTGCCGGAAACAAAAAGATGCACCGGGAGGGCATATCCTCTGCGCCGCATGAACCTTGCCACCTCAAAGCCTACACGTGCGCCGAGACTGTGTCCGAACAGCGCATAAGGGGCATCGACATACGGAAGCATGGCCTGCGCAGTCTGCTCCACAATCTCGTCCATGGACAGAAGCGGAGCCTCCGCCATGCGGTTTTCTCTGCCCGGAAGCTGTACGGGAACAACGCCGAGCGAATCGTCCCGGGGCCAGGAACGAAACGTCGAAGCGCCGCCGCCGGCGTAAGAAAAACAAAAAAGCCGTATTGCCGCCGCCGGAACCGTTTCCGGCATAAACCAGGATGACATCGTTCTTCCTTCATCATGCCGCGGGACGGATCTGCCCGTCCGCGGCATCCGCTGCTTTCGGTCCTGCTCCTTTCCTGAAAAGCGTGCTGCTCAAAAAGCCGCGTGCCGGATGACGCACGGGCGGAAAAAGGAGCAGAAGACCGAATATCCGTTTTCCGATTTTTGTTCTGCCGGTATGCCGGCCCGCCGCCGGAGAAAGAGGGAAAGGGGGAAACGCCCTTCACTCTCCTTCCCGCATCTTGCCCAGTATAGGAAACGACAAGTTCACAGCCATACCATATCGGACCAAAAACTTGCCATATTTTACTAATAATTTTACTATGTTATATAATTTATCCGTTGACTTTGCGGCCCTGTCTCTCCTATGCTTTTCCCGTGTCGTACGGTATGCGCCGTATTCCACAGGCCGCACAATCCCTACCCGTCCCTTGTAAAGGATCATCTATGTCCATCGAAGAACAGGTCATCAACATCATCAGAAACCAGCTGGACACGCCCCCCGAAGCCATCGTTCCCGGAGCCTCCCTTCTGGAAGATCTCGGCGCCGACTCTCTCGACATCACGGAACTGGTCATCGCCATGGAAGAAGCCTTCAACATCAAAATCGCCGATGACGAGGTGCAGATGATCCGCACGGTGCAGGATGCCGTAGACCATGTAAAAGCTTCCGCAGGCCGATGAACCGACGCGCCGCGCAACCTGCGGAAGCTTCGGTATCCGGTTCTTCCGCGGCGAAATTTATTCCCTTCTCATAAGAAAACACCTTTTCGAGCACACGCGGAAGTCCGCTCCGTCTTCTCGAAAAGGTGTTTTTCAGAGAGGCCTCGTGCGCCCCCTCATCTCTCCGGCGGCTGTTTTCCGTTCCGGGCACTTCGTCCATCCGCGGCCGGAAAAAACAAACTCATGTTCGTCATCCCTGCAAAACACAGCGGAATCTGCCTGTGTCCCCGCCGGTTCCGCATCGTACCGCCGGATACTGCCGCAATGCGGCTACTCCCCTCCGGCCATGAACAGCAACAGAACAGTTCCGGACTTCGGCCCGAAAAACATTTCAGACCATCATGTCATGGAGAGGAAGGAGTACATGTCTCTGCGTCTCCAGAAAGGATGAACAGCAAGAAAAAAACGGCATTGGGAACAGACGGAGGACGCAGCAATTATTCCCAGCAGTTCCAGCGAAGCATTAAAAAGGCTTCAAGGCTGCAGATACTGATCATGACCATCCATATCAATAACAGATGTTTTCCTGTATAGCTGCCGTGAAATCTCGAAAAAATTTCCTTCTTCCGCCTTTCCGTATATCTTAAAATATCAGGATGGGCATTGCAATTACATAGAACGGCCATCCGGGTTCCACTTCGTGGATAGCTGTCAGCAGCGGCAGAAACGCATCCAGGTACCAGCACCACATCAGCAGCGTTTCCCCATCGCCCGGAGCCTTTTCTCTTCCGTGAAAGGATTCACCCACAAACCATATATAGTCAATGCATCTTACTATATTCATGGTGATATTCCACAGCCGTCCACAGCAGCTTCAAGTACGACTTGCCATCCATCCTTTCTACTGCCGACGCATCTCTCGTCCGGGCAGCGGCAAGAAAAAACAGCCCGTTCAGCATCGGATTCCAAAAATCTCATATGAAGAAACATGTTAAACCAAATGCAGCAGAAAAGCGCTTCCCATGAAGAAAACCTTTCCTGCCGCATATCGCATCATACGGCGTTTCCCCGCCGGATTGAAACCGCATCTGACGCCATGAACGCCGTTTTACATGGGGCTGACGCCATTCTATTTCCATACGTTATCGCCCGGTAAGGGATATATGCAAGGCCCCATGCCAGTACCCCGCCATCTCCCATATTCCCGGCACACCGCGCTGTTT
This genomic stretch from Mailhella massiliensis harbors:
- a CDS encoding thioesterase II family protein; the protein is MSSWFMPETVPAAAIRLFCFSYAGGGASTFRSWPRDDSLGVVPVQLPGRENRMAEAPLLSMDEIVEQTAQAMLPYVDAPYALFGHSLGARVGFEVARFMRRRGYALPVHLFVSGSRAPEIPEPQPLHDLDEDEFFTALARYGGTSRIFLENREVRKLFLPMLRADFTVDETYRYREEAALPLPVTAFFGSEDREADAFEVQGWEKQTCRKFNCCEIPGDHFFVTRASGLVVARIRAELSL
- the acpP gene encoding acyl carrier protein, which translates into the protein MSIEEQVINIIRNQLDTPPEAIVPGASLLEDLGADSLDITELVIAMEEAFNIKIADDEVQMIRTVQDAVDHVKASAGR
- a CDS encoding HIT family protein, which codes for MKHACIFCRIAAGEIPCTVLDESEHLLAILDVNPAFPGHTLIIPRAHEENIFRADTSVGAELLDMMRRVGAAVTEATGATGLNIIQNNGRSAWQTVDHLHWHLIPRREGDGFEPWKPGIYDSHTQMKTMAEKIRAAMVRRRQG
- a CDS encoding 4'-phosphopantetheinyl transferase family protein translates to MLEEKKDDRPECWAIRLDGSYDREQVFQALSSEERRRAERFATQELVWNFAVAHWSLRMLLGRWMKCRPCDLCLTEGRFGKPRVSGGPFFNMSHTRNTALVAISASSEVGVDVEHVRDFPGRDEIAAFFSPQERLWINRGAGAWKRFFRCWVLREAFVKALGLGLSLPLEAFAVHMPSRPGETPGIAMTDGRFFPVRLMEWQPFADVTAAVAEVEVRDASCPDAQRVCHGMYPG
- the dctP gene encoding TRAP transporter substrate-binding protein DctP — encoded protein: MKRLVHSLLGAVLSCAALSFPASASETFVFNFETGLGSRSVQQVRTLEAWSAAVEKASRGRIRIHLYPNGSLARPNVNLTACQDGLVDIAYLHSFFFTDRLKALETLYVPGLNISDPRAASLAVWELMERHPAFHDEAKGVKILGVHVSPMVIGSVTGPVMGVDDFDGLRLRTNGKSTAVLAEHMGATVMTVPGPDIFMNLQKKIVEAAVAAWEGHRGFGLTSLCTSFTEGDFLPPIYFYLVINRHRWDALPPDLKKVLEEQSGARFAALGGETEAFIAADVKAELAREGKKVLMLSGKERERMDRVCAEVRERELARMEKEGVADARRYVAEFLELMKKYETR
- a CDS encoding TRAP transporter large permease codes for the protein MTAESVGVLGLVALLALLFLRVPVAVAMGVVGVAGMTALLGAGAGMNVLRTAPWTSVASYDYAVIPLFMLMGNICFHSGISEELFRMLHRWVGHFRGGLALAAVGACAGFAALSGTTLATAVTMGAVALPEMKKHGYDPALSTGVVAAGGTLGVLIPPSTVLVIYGMLTEQNIAVLFMAGVIPGLLQALFYAVTVAVVCRVKPDAGPASVPFSWKERLASLKGCWTVLVLFGLVMGGICRGWFSPSEAAAVGAAGALLLALLRRRLSWRAFGMSLMDAVKSTAMIMVVMVGAMLLGYFFSVTRIPFTLASEVSALNVSPVMIMVMLVAMYVLLGCVMIPVAMVVLTMPIVFPLITSLGYDPVWFGIIVVRIFEIAQITPPVGLNVFVIKSVAHDVPLTTIFRGVSWFLVADVLHLVLLFAFPALSLWLPSRMN
- a CDS encoding TRAP transporter small permease → MKAAAMLRGAVNSAARWGNRAGCLLLFFMALLITSDVVIRSLAGTSIPGVFEVAEVCMGALVGCGLAFTGVTHSHLDVEIVTELMPPGARRYARISGHVLGFLFCLAAGMKTLSYALDAFANGECTPTTSLRTGPFIFVFGLGFLLLAVVFLLHARDVFSEGGKEARHDC